From the Bradyrhizobium ontarionense genome, the window GGGATGCTTGAACAGCGCGTTGGAGTCGAATGACACCTTGGCGTCGAGCACGCGGAGCTGGCCCTGCTTGGTCACGACCAGCGGGTTGATCTCCAGCATCGCCATGTCCTTGCCGACAAAGGCATTGTAGAGCTGAGCGGACAGCTTCTCGGCCTGCTTGGCCAGATCGCCCGACAGCTTCAGCGCCTTGGCGACGGCACGGCCGTGATGCGGCATGATGCCGGTGGCCGGGTCGACCGAGAAGGTGACGATCTTCTCGGGGCTGTCATGGGCGACGTCCTCGATGTTGACGCCGCCTTCGGTCGACACCACGAAGGCGACCTTCGAGGTCTCGCGGTCGACCAGCAGCGACAGATAGAACTCCTTGTCGATGTCGGAGCCATCCTCGATGTAAAGGCGGTTGACCTGCTTGCCGTCGGGACCGGTCTGCACGGTCACCAGCGTGGCGCCCAGCATCTGCTTGGCGAACTCGTTGACCTCGGCGATCGACTTGGCGAGCCGCACGCCGCCCTTGTCACCGGCGGAGGCCTCCTTGAACTTGCCCTTGCCGCGACCGCCAGCGTGGATCTGGCTCTTCACGACCCAGACCGGCCCTCCGAGCGTCTT encodes:
- the sucC gene encoding ADP-forming succinate--CoA ligase subunit beta — translated: MNIHEYQAKALLHEFGVPISKGVPVLRPEDADAAAKTLGGPVWVVKSQIHAGGRGKGKFKEASAGDKGGVRLAKSIAEVNEFAKQMLGATLVTVQTGPDGKQVNRLYIEDGSDIDKEFYLSLLVDRETSKVAFVVSTEGGVNIEDVAHDSPEKIVTFSVDPATGIMPHHGRAVAKALKLSGDLAKQAEKLSAQLYNAFVGKDMAMLEINPLVVTKQGQLRVLDAKVSFDSNALFKHPEVVALRDETEEDAKEIEASKYDLNYVTLDGTIGCMVNGAGLAMATMDIIKLYGMEPANFLDVGGGANKEKVTAAFKIITADPNVKGILINIFGGIMKCDVIAEGVVAAVKEVGLKVPLVVRLEGTNVELGKKIISESGLNVLPADNLDDAAQKIVKAVKGG